From the Achromobacter xylosoxidans A8 genome, the window TTGGTGATGCCGGCAGGCGTCTTGCCCTTCCAGCGCGGGCCCGCGACCAGGAACCGGCCGCCGCCATTGCCGGTGCTGCGGCTGCCGATATAGGCGAAGTTGTAGGTGTACAGGTCCATCAGCTGCAGCACGAAATAGCGGCGCGGCTCCATGGCAGGCACGGAGATGACCACGGGTTCGGCGCGCAGGTCCAGCACCGCGAACGTGTATGGCGTGTCGGCGTTGGGCGTGACGAAGGCGCTGTCTTCGGGCGTGAAGACGCGCGCAACGTTGTTGACGGTGTTGAACGGCCCCTTGTACTGGGGGTTGCTCTTGTCGATGCTGAAGGCATGCATGGTCTGGTAGCTGGCGACCATGGGCGTGCCGTAGAGATAGGCTTCGCGGGCGATGCCGCGCGCCTGTTGCGCCGTGACGCCGTCGATGCCTACCGATTGCGAGCCGCTGGAATCTTGCGAATGGATGGCGCATCCTGCGGCACTGCCGATCAGCAGTGCCGCAAGAAGCAGGCGGGTCGCGCGCAAGAACTCGATGCCAGTCTGACGGTCGCGCATTCATTGCTCCAACACTGCGTGATGTTGGCGGCGCCCGCTGAAGGCAGCGTCGCGTGCGAGGCGGGAATTTCCGGGGAATTCTGGCACATTTCCCCGGATGCGCTCAAGCCGGCTGGGTCTGGCCTTCGAGCCGCTGCAGGGGAATCGCCACGATCGCGCTTTCGCTGGCGGCGGCGTCCGTGGTCAGATGCTGAATCAGGTCCACGGTGGTGGACCGGCGGGTCAGCATCAGGCAGGTGACTTCCTCCTCCGTCACGCGCGTGGCGTGCCAGCAGCCCGGGCGCATGCAGACGCCCTGCCCCTGCGGCACGCGGAATGCCATCAGGCTGGCCAGATCGGGGCTGCCGTCGGCCGCGCTGCGCGCCACCACCTGGATGATCTCGCCGGTCAGCGGCACGATGGCCTGCTGCGTCAGCAGGTGCTTTTCGAGGCTGGAGATCTCGAAGGACTGGCTGCGGTAGTTGACCCACAACAGCTCTGCGTCCCCGCCCGCGCCCGTGTTGAACAGATGCTCTTGCCAGAAGTCGGTGGCCGGGTTGGAAAACAACGGCACGCCGTTGCCGTCCGGCATGGGCTTGCCCAGCATCCAGCCGTAGGCCCGGAAGGCGTCCGGCGTCAGATCGTTGATGTCCAGCTGCTTGTCGCTCGTCATGCGGAACCCTGTTATGGCTTGGTCGCGCCGCCGCGCTTGGGAAACTCGGCGTCGTAGTCGAATTCGCCGCGCGCAATGGCCTCGAGGATGGCGGCCCGGCGGTCGGCGGCGCGCTTGAGGTTGGCGGCGGTGGGCTTGGCCCGGATGCGTTCGACGCAATGCCGGCCTTCATGGAAGAAGCCGATCTCGATGGAAGACTCGGACGCGGGCCTGACCCCATCGAATCCCTGGCGCATCGCCCTCTCCTGTTATAGCCGATGAAGATGCACATGATATCGCTTTACACTGGCCCGACATCCTTCACGCCAGGAAGCGCAACATGACTACCAATCTGTCGTCGCACTATCTCCTGCTGGACGCCTCGGGCGCCTGTACGGCCGTCGAAGGCGGCAACGCCTTCTGGTCGCAGCC encodes:
- a CDS encoding ureidoglycolate lyase, which encodes MTSDKQLDINDLTPDAFRAYGWMLGKPMPDGNGVPLFSNPATDFWQEHLFNTGAGGDAELLWVNYRSQSFEISSLEKHLLTQQAIVPLTGEIIQVVARSAADGSPDLASLMAFRVPQGQGVCMRPGCWHATRVTEEEVTCLMLTRRSTTVDLIQHLTTDAAASESAIVAIPLQRLEGQTQPA
- a CDS encoding Arm DNA-binding domain-containing protein, with product MRQGFDGVRPASESSIEIGFFHEGRHCVERIRAKPTAANLKRAADRRAAILEAIARGEFDYDAEFPKRGGATKP